CAAACTGCGGGTCAACGTGTCACCGGTGCAGCGGGTGGCCTACGGGTTCGCCGACCACGTCGCCCGGGTGCTCGAGGAGTTCGACCTGGAACCGTCGTCGTTGAGCCTGGAGATCTCGGAGAGCTTCGTCACCGACGATGCCGACGTCAACGGCGACACCCTCACCGAGTTGCGGGCCCTCGGTGTCAGCGTGGCCCTCGATGAATTCGGGGCCGCCTACAGCGATCTCAGCCGCCTCAAGGCGCTGCCGATCGACACCCTGAAGATCGACCGGACTTTCGTGCAGGAACTGCAGGAGGGCTCCGACGATCTGGCGATCATCCGGGCCATCGTTTCGCTGGGCGAGGCGTTCGGGCTCGGTCTGGTCGCCGTCGGCCTGGAGACCGAGGCGGCAGCGCAGACCCTGGTGCAGCTGGGTTGCTTTCAGGCCCAGGGTTTTCTGCTGTCCCCGCCGGTCGATGCCGCCGCCATGGCGAAGATCCTGGCGGCCGGCACGATCGACTGGCAGACCGGCTAGCTGTACTGACCTGAGAGGTTAGGTACGCGGGTGGCAGGTGGTTCGCCGCCGAGTGCGGTGTGGCCGCGGTGGTAATTGTAGGTGTGTAGCCAGCGTGGATACTCGGCGCAGCGTTCAGCGTCGCTGGTGTAGAGCCGGGCGTAGGCCCATTCGTCGGCCAGGGTGCGGTGGAAGCGTTCGACCTTGCCGTTGGTTTGCGGCCGGTAGGGGCGGGTGCGGCGATGTTCGACGTCGCCGAGTGCGTCCCGGAAAGCGTGTGATCGGTAGCAGGAACCGTTGTCGGTCAACACTTTACGAACAGTGATCCCGCACTCGTTGAACCAGGCGTTAGCGCGTAGCCAAAACGCGGCGGCGGTCTCTTTGCGTTCATCGGTGAGCAGCTCGCTATAAACCAGTCGTGAGTGTGCATCTATCGCGGTGTGCAGAAAGTGGTAGCCGCGCACCAACCGGCGATTGCGGTGTTGGCCGGCCCCTCTGCTTGCCTGTGCGTTGCGATTGCCCACGCTGCGCCCTTGCATCCGCCATCCACCGCCGGCGGGGACCTTACCGACCTTCTTGACATCGACATGGACCAGTTCAC
This region of Mycolicibacterium diernhoferi genomic DNA includes:
- a CDS encoding IS481 family transposase → MSHRNAPLSETGRLRLARCVVEDGWSLRRAAERFQVAVTTAQRWASRYRELGPAGMADRSSRPHHSPNQTPTRTERRIIKVRVIRRWGPAQIGYLLGIHPSTVHRVLTRYGIARLRWLDRPTGRVIRRINTTAVGELVHVDVKKVGKVPAGGGWRMQGRSVGNRNAQASRGAGQHRNRRLVRGYHFLHTAIDAHSRLVYSELLTDERKETAAAFWLRANAWFNECGITVRKVLTDNGSCYRSHAFRDALGDVEHRRTRPYRPQTNGKVERFHRTLADEWAYARLYTSDAERCAEYPRWLHTYNYHRGHTALGGEPPATRVPNLSGQYS